The Photobacterium sanguinicancri genome includes the window ACCTTCTCAAACAAAGATGCTCCAAGCAAGCCTGAGTAAAAGTGAATAGTACATTTAGGAAAATTAGCACCAATTAAATCCTCCAAGTCATCTTTCATACAGTCCATATCATCCGTAAATATATCTAATACAAAATTAGAACCAAACTTCGAATAACAATCAATAATAAAGTTTGACAATGGTACATTTTTCCATTTTTCGCATCGTCCAATATAGCATATTTTTCTTGATTGAAAATCATTTCCATTTTTGAATTGTGTTTGGGACAAAGGGGGGGGAATTACAGGGATACTGAAATTGAACTTTTCCTCTGTGTACTCTAACAAATGTTCATCCATAGTTAATAAACCATCTTTTTCTATCATAAACGAGAAAAATCGATTAGCATTACATTTATTAAATATTTTATTGTAACCAGAAAACCAATAAGGATAATACACATCCCAAACTAACACTTTTATATCTATCTTCACCCTAAATGGAAGAATCTTAACAGAGTTATTGAAAATAACGACCACATCATTATCATCATGTTCAAATTCGATACTATCAAATAAATCAGACTTAATTACGACATGTTTAAACTCTATTTTACTGCATAAAAGCCTCTTCACTAATGGACTATTGATATAATCAATAACACCAATATCTACATTACTATTTGAAGCATATTTAACCATTTCATAAATAATCGATTCAATACCACCAATGCTACTATCCTTAGATGGATGTAAAAAATAAATCATAGCTCAATCTACTTGTTAATAATATACTTGTTGATATAATCAAAAATATAATCTGACGGTGTAAAACCATTCTTAAAATACGTATTTTTTATCTGAGAAAGAAAAACCTCACGCTCTTCTTTTTTAGAATCCACCCCCTCAATAACATTCAATAAAAAAGGCTCAATCGCCATATTGCCGGGAACATTCTTACAGCATACGCTGTAACAAGCAAGTCCAAACTTATTCAGATATTCTGTAACATTATTACTTTCTGCCAAATGCATAACAGGCTTATCAACATATAAATACTCAGCTAAAAATGATCCACTATCATGTATCATAGCATCTGACGCCATAAATATATTTTCATATGAACCAAGTTCTAGCTGCTTATTAGGGGAAGTACGCCAGGACTCATAAAATTCATTGATTTTTTTTCTACTCCAAACACCATCAGATAATAAATTACTATAAAGTAAAGGGTGAGGTTTAAAGCACCACTGAGTTTGCTTTTTGTATTTTTCAGCCAATTCAAAAATCAAACTTGCTTGAGAGTAAAAATTAGAAAATTTTAAGTTAGGATCACTTACGGTGTGATGCGGAGCCCAAATGATTTTCTTTTTATTGTCTTCCTGATCTTTCCATACAGATTTAAATATTCGAGATTTATCAAAAAAACATTCAACACCTGGATAGCCTGACACAACAACATTGCTTCCTTTATTAATTGAGTCGCTTTCGAAAATTTCTATTTCTTCAATCTGAGGTGCAAATATTTTCCACATCAAATTATGAAATGGTCTATCATATTGAGCATAATTATTGTCATAGCTAGAAATTTGATGACTGTAAGGTACATAACAACATAACTTCCTAAAAAACAACTTACTATAATATTTTTGTTCTGTTATATCATGAGGGTTGGTAAAAAAAACAATATCGGCCTCATCCAGTAAAACATCAGAGTGCTCTGCTATTTTAACATTAGCGCCTTTGCTCTTAAAGAAATCAAAACATATGTTAACTCTTTTTTCTCTGTCTGTAGCTGAACAATTTGTTATAGGGCAAACTAAGATACTAACATTATACCTTTCATCTAAAATAAAACGCTGATATAAACCTTCACACTTCCAAACACTGCTATCATAAACAAGAAACGTTATATTTACCGTTGTTTTTCCCCTTATTTTAGTTAACAAATGATAGTGACAAAGCCTCGCGATCACTATTTTAAACCTCATTACAACCACTCTAATAAGGCCATACAATGAAGCAGGAAGAAATGTACGAAAAAAAGATTTTAAACCAACCATAATAATCACTATATATTTTAACCAACATTTCATTTCTTAAATTTGTTTTTAAGAAAACATACTACATTACTTAGTTCGCTCTCCCGAAGAATGACTAGGAGTGTAACATAAGACAATATACCGATAATAATTTTCAACCCAAGCCCAATAAAACCAGAGTAACCATCAATTATATCAAGCATACAGAACATAATAATTGATGCTATCAAAGGTTTCATCAGCAACTTCATCTGAAATGTAAATCCAACCCCGAATAACTTGCCTGGATAATACGAATTAATATAAAATGCAATAAAAGTTGAAACAAGATTACCTATAGCCAAATAATATATACCAAATAGTGCGCTTATAACAATAATGCTCAGCGAAATAGGTAATTTAATAAGGTCCGTCTTTAAATATAAATCTGAACGGCCAACAGCATTCAAAACATTCATATTAAGAGCACTTATCGGGGTGAATACTCTTGAAAGAGATAGGATCACTAATAAGTTAATTATTGGCAACCAGTCAGAACCAAGAAATAATAGAGTAAAATCCTCTGCTATACCTGCAAACCCAAACATTACAGGGCAAACAACTAGCATCGTAATTTTTAGCAACCTTGCGTAAAGTTCAACTAAGCGCTCTCTATTGTTTTTAATCTCAGACATTACTGGGAAGCTCACTCCCTGTAAAATCGAGGTAATGGTTCCAGATAGGGTGTTAGTCAAATTTGCACTTTGTGAATAATAGCCAACACTTTTAGTGTCAAAAACTCTACCAATGATGAGTGTATATAAATTATTCGATATAACCGACAATATACCAGCTATCAAGAGCTTGTAACCAAATTTAAATAGCGATATAAACTCATTGAGATCGAATATTAATTTAAACTTCAGCGAACTATAATATCGAAGGGTCAACATTGTCCCAAAAGATCTCACTATGGACATCCAAACTATTGGCGTATAGCTATCTTCACCCATATTTACAAGTAATAAAGCTGTAATACAACCAGATGTATTTCCAATAAATGACGCTTTGGCTATAGATTTGAAATCCATATTTATTGATAGTTTTGCTCGATAAACAACTGATATAGAATTAATTATTAATACTGTAAACAACAGCTGGGATGCTTTCTCTAACTCAGGTAAAGAGTAAAACGAGCTAATATGAGGTGATGCTAAGTATAAAATTACATACATCAACATAGCAATAACTATATTTGATATGAATACAGTCGAATATTGAATAAGCGTTACGTGAACACTTTTTTGTATCAATGCTTGTCCCAAACCGCTTGTAACTATACTTTCAGCTAATAGGAGAAATATTGTCAATATACCTATCAAACCAAAGACTTCAGGACCCAGCCTATTGGCTAAATAGACCGTTACAGCAAGTAAACTGAGCTGATTAACTAGTTTATCAAAAAAGCTCCACGTAACCCCATAGAACAATCGTCTATTAATTGTCTCCATATCTAAAACGCATTAACGACTGAAATCACATTATAAATATCTTCATCAGTTAATCTTGGATCTATTGGGAGACTTACTACTTCTCTATGAATTTGTTCACTAATAGGCAAAGACAGTGAGCACATCTCACTATATGCATCTTGTTTGTGTGGTGCTATAGGGTAGTGAATCCCTGACTGAACACCATTTTCTTGCAAGTAGTTACAAAACTTATCCCGGTTGCCGCATCGAATAACGAACAAATGAAATACATGATTTTTGTCATCAATCCAAGTAGGGAGAGTCAATTTATCATTAAAAATTCCTGCTCTGTACAAATTTGCAATTTCTCGTCTTCTATTCGTTTCTCTTCCTAAATATTTCAATTTAACTCTCAACATCGCAGCTTGAATTTCATCGAGCCTAGAATTAACTCCTTTATATTTATTTTTGTATTTTTCGTGAGATCCATAATTACTTAGAGCCTTGACTATACTAGCTAGGTCTGAATTGTTGGTAACAACTGCTCCAGCATCACCTAGAGCACCCAAATTTTTACCTGGATAAAAACTAAATGCCCCAGCGTTCCCCCAATTACCGGCTTTCCTACCATCTATGCTGGCTCCATGAGCTTGGGCACAATCTTCTAAAACTAATAAACCATTTTGTTCGGCAATTATATTAATCTCCGGCATTGGGCAGATTAACCCATACAAATGTACGGGTAGAATGACTTTTGTTTTTCTTGTTAATGCCGATATTATATTTTTGGGACAAAGGTTATATGTCGTTATATTAGGCTCAACTAACACAGGAACTAAATTATTCTCAGTAATTGCCAATATTGATGCAATAAAGGTGTTAGATGGGACTATCACTTCGTCTCCATCGTTAATTAAACCAAGTTCTTTCCAAGCTCTTAATGTCAACGACAGGGCATCTAATCCGTTAGCAACACCAACTACATGCTTACTTCCGCAGAAAGTTGAAAATTCCGATTCAAATGCTTGTAGCTCTTCTCCTAATATATACCAACCGGAATCAATAACTCTGCAACATGCGTTTTTAAGTTCATCAGCATAACTTTCATTATTTTTTTTAAGATCTAAGAAATTAATCATTTATTGTATACCCATGTTTCTTTTATTGTATTATCACAACCAATCATTTGCTTATAGTCATTTAGACCATCACTTACAACACCATTTTCACTACTTGGTCCAATATCAATATAACGAACTCCCTTCTTTTTATAAAAATCAATCAACTCAAAAGGGAGGTAATACATAACACCATGCTTCTCTCCATATTCATTCCCTCCCCAATAAACCACTTGAACAGTTTCTTGATTAATATGAAAAACAACAGCAGCAGCAGAATCATATCCATTTGTTTTTACAACAAAAAAATCACATTTTGCTACATTTTCAGTTGTGGATTTTATTTGCTCCCAGGTCATTCTTAGTGGGTAACCCTTCGAATCTCGATTTTGTTTTATTATAGTATAAGACTTTTTTTTCTGAGTAATGTCATCAGCATATAAAATTTCATGCTCGTATTTCATACTAGATCTGATAGCCTTCTTAGCTGAAGAACCTAGCTCTTCCATATTATGGTTATGAACATCTATGTGAGAGTTTATATCCCTATGTAATAGGCTAAAACCAGCATCAGATAAAGATATACTATTTTTTGTTATTATTGAATTACCATAAAAATATGGAGGTAGAGTTATACTTATTTTTTCTATTTCCTCATTTTTATTGACGTCATTTATAAGATCAGTATAAAAATTACGTATTTGCTTTATTTTTAAATCCTTACTACCATATCTTATAAAGCTAAAAGGAGCGCTAAACGGTGCTGACATCGTAGTTTCTGACACACCAAAAATCATAGATATCTTTGATGTTGAATGTGCAAATAAATATTTACACTTGGTTGAATTAAATTCATTAAACGCTAAAGAAGAAAATAGAAAGTCATTATCTTTTAATTGGTTTTCATTGACTATTTTCTTATACGAGTTGATATTATCATCTATCAAAATACCGCTCCATAATTATCGCATTTGATTTTAGACTTACTTTGGAAAAGCCATTTTTTTTGTATGATTTTATAGCTCTTACATTATCTAATGATACTGTTAACCATAATCGATTAATTGCCAATTTATATGCTTCAGTTTCAATCAAACTAAAAATCAAACATGACAAACCTTTATTCCAATATGATTTGTCTCCTATATAGCAAAAAAACTCTCCTGAGTCTAAATTTATATTTTTAATTCCGACAGTGCCGATTGCGGTCGTACCATATTTTAACCCCCAGATCTTATAATCATCTCTGTCAGGTAAAGATAAATAGAATTTTTCTTGTTGCTCTTTAGAAAAATCTTCTGATAAAACAAGATTTTTTATTTCAGGATCATTCAGCCATATCCATGATGCATTTAAAAAA containing:
- a CDS encoding glycosyltransferase family protein, with product MIYFLHPSKDSSIGGIESIIYEMVKYASNSNVDIGVIDYINSPLVKRLLCSKIEFKHVVIKSDLFDSIEFEHDDNDVVVIFNNSVKILPFRVKIDIKVLVWDVYYPYWFSGYNKIFNKCNANRFFSFMIEKDGLLTMDEHLLEYTEEKFNFSIPVIPPPLSQTQFKNGNDFQSRKICYIGRCEKWKNVPLSNFIIDCYSKFGSNFVLDIFTDDMDCMKDDLEDLIGANFPKCTIHFYSGLLGASLFEKVKGYDFGLAMGMSALTLADLEVPILLIDSTYDKKKLSDYKYRWLGESDRKFDVGTSLDRPINSRYVGGSLDLKIEELALSRAEIVEMNSVLLMRFSPGSVFKELLICADSTVLYSRDFAKLYTGLRGAFNYVLLSLKRRFVGSAYHW
- a CDS encoding CDP-glycerol glycerophosphotransferase family protein, encoding MVGLKSFFRTFLPASLYGLIRVVVMRFKIVIARLCHYHLLTKIRGKTTVNITFLVYDSSVWKCEGLYQRFILDERYNVSILVCPITNCSATDREKRVNICFDFFKSKGANVKIAEHSDVLLDEADIVFFTNPHDITEQKYYSKLFFRKLCCYVPYSHQISSYDNNYAQYDRPFHNLMWKIFAPQIEEIEIFESDSINKGSNVVVSGYPGVECFFDKSRIFKSVWKDQEDNKKKIIWAPHHTVSDPNLKFSNFYSQASLIFELAEKYKKQTQWCFKPHPLLYSNLLSDGVWSRKKINEFYESWRTSPNKQLELGSYENIFMASDAMIHDSGSFLAEYLYVDKPVMHLAESNNVTEYLNKFGLACYSVCCKNVPGNMAIEPFLLNVIEGVDSKKEEREVFLSQIKNTYFKNGFTPSDYIFDYINKYIINK
- a CDS encoding lipopolysaccharide biosynthesis protein: METINRRLFYGVTWSFFDKLVNQLSLLAVTVYLANRLGPEVFGLIGILTIFLLLAESIVTSGLGQALIQKSVHVTLIQYSTVFISNIVIAMLMYVILYLASPHISSFYSLPELEKASQLLFTVLIINSISVVYRAKLSINMDFKSIAKASFIGNTSGCITALLLVNMGEDSYTPIVWMSIVRSFGTMLTLRYYSSLKFKLIFDLNEFISLFKFGYKLLIAGILSVISNNLYTLIIGRVFDTKSVGYYSQSANLTNTLSGTITSILQGVSFPVMSEIKNNRERLVELYARLLKITMLVVCPVMFGFAGIAEDFTLLFLGSDWLPIINLLVILSLSRVFTPISALNMNVLNAVGRSDLYLKTDLIKLPISLSIIVISALFGIYYLAIGNLVSTFIAFYINSYYPGKLFGVGFTFQMKLLMKPLIASIIMFCMLDIIDGYSGFIGLGLKIIIGILSYVTLLVILRESELSNVVCFLKNKFKK
- a CDS encoding DegT/DnrJ/EryC1/StrS family aminotransferase, which produces MINFLDLKKNNESYADELKNACCRVIDSGWYILGEELQAFESEFSTFCGSKHVVGVANGLDALSLTLRAWKELGLINDGDEVIVPSNTFIASILAITENNLVPVLVEPNITTYNLCPKNIISALTRKTKVILPVHLYGLICPMPEINIIAEQNGLLVLEDCAQAHGASIDGRKAGNWGNAGAFSFYPGKNLGALGDAGAVVTNNSDLASIVKALSNYGSHEKYKNKYKGVNSRLDEIQAAMLRVKLKYLGRETNRRREIANLYRAGIFNDKLTLPTWIDDKNHVFHLFVIRCGNRDKFCNYLQENGVQSGIHYPIAPHKQDAYSEMCSLSLPISEQIHREVVSLPIDPRLTDEDIYNVISVVNAF
- a CDS encoding GNAT family N-acetyltransferase is translated as MSISDKELNLVPYDRVFLNASWIWLNDPEIKNLVLSEDFSKEQQEKFYLSLPDRDDYKIWGLKYGTTAIGTVGIKNINLDSGEFFCYIGDKSYWNKGLSCLIFSLIETEAYKLAINRLWLTVSLDNVRAIKSYKKNGFSKVSLKSNAIIMERYFDR